In Juglans microcarpa x Juglans regia isolate MS1-56 chromosome 4S, Jm3101_v1.0, whole genome shotgun sequence, a single window of DNA contains:
- the LOC121262963 gene encoding alcohol dehydrogenase-like 7: MSPPANNYISRVPHLIVITKDNKRRRERGGWSWHCTLEKMSTAGKPIRCRAAVGRAPGEPLVMEEIMVAPPMPREVRIRVICTSLCHTDLSIWKLKDPPGMFPRIFGHEAIGVVESVGEDVDEVTEGDTVIPIFVSECGECEDCRSKKSNLCSKLPFRVSPWMPRYDSSRFTDLNGEVIYHFMNVSSFSEYTVVDVANVAKIDPLVPPNRACLLSCAVGTGVGAAWKTANVKEGSTVAIFGLGSVGLAVAEGARLCGATRIIGVDVNPDKKEIGKKFGVTDFVNPGNCGDKPASQLINEMTGGGADYCFECIGVASLVKEAYTCCRNGWGKTVVIGVARPGSELGVNFQDVLDGGGKSIMGCVYGGIKAKSDIPILLKRYLDKELQLDEFVTHEIQFDEINKAFDLLIEGQCLRCVIWMNN, encoded by the exons ATGTCGCCCCCCGCCAACAACTACATCTCACGAGTCCCACATTTAATTGTAATCACAAAGGACAATAAGCGAAGGAGGGAAAGAGGAGGGTGGTCTTGGCACTGCACGCTTGAGAAAATGTCCACTGCAGGGAAGCCTATTCGATGCAGAG CTGCGGTTGGTCGGGCACCAGGGGAGCCTCTGGTGATGGAGGAGATTATGGTGGCGCCGCCAATGCCTCGGGAGGTTCGGATTCGAGTCATATGCACCTCCCTATGTCATACTGATCTCTCTATCTGGAAACTAAAG GATCCTCCTGGAATGTTTCCAAGAATTTTTGGTCACGAAGCCATCGG GGTGGTGGAAAGTGTGGGGGAGGATGTGGATGAAGTAACTGAAGGAGACACTGTCATCCCCATATTTGTGTCAGAATGTGGAGAATGCGAAGATTGCAGATCAAAGAAGAGCAACCTGTGTTCAAAACTCCCTTTCAGAGTATCTCCTTGGATGCCAAGATATGACAGCAGCAGATTCACTGACCTTAATGGAGAAGTTATATACCACTTCATGAATGTGTCGAGTTTTAGCGAGTACACAGTGGTGGATGTTGccaatgtagcaaaaatcgatcCCTTGGTGCCCCCAAACCGGGCGTGCCTTCTCAGCTGTGCAGTTGGAACAG GGGTTGGCGCTGCTTGGAAAACAGCAAATGTGAAGGAAGGATCGACTGTTGCTATATTTGGGCTTGGCTCTGTTGGATTAGCT GTTGCGGAGGGAGCTAGACTATGCGGAGCTACTAGAATTATTGGTGTAGATGTTAATCcagacaaaaaagaaattg GAAAGAAGTTTGGAGTCACAGACTTTGTCAACCCTGGAAATTGTGGAGATAAACCTGCGAGCCAG CTGATCAATGAGATGACTGGTGGGGGAGCAGACTATTGTTTTGAATGCATTGGAGTAGCATCCTTGGTGAAAGAAGCATATACTTGCTGCcgaaat GGTTGGGGGAAGACTGTTGTGATAGGAGTAGCCAGGCCGGGGTCAGAATTGGGCGTTAACTTTCAAGATGTCCTTGATGGAGGGGGGAAGAGCATCATGGGATGCGTCTATGGAGGAATCAAAGCTAAGTCTGATATTCCCATCCTCCTCAAGCGTTACTTGGACAAG GAACTGCAATTAGATGAGTTCGTCACGCACGAGATACAGTTCGATGAAATCAACAAAGCTTTTGATTTACTTATTGAAGGACAGTGTCTTCGATGTGTGATTTGGATGAACAATTGA
- the LOC121263215 gene encoding neutral ceramidase 2-like, whose protein sequence is MISKMHRHPDRMFFVVFLGITCCVLGSATNGEYLTGVGSFDMTGPAAGVNMMGYANIFQNTAGVHFRLRTRTFIVAESTQGPRFAFVNLDAGMASQLVTTKVLERLKSRFGNLYTQENVAISGIHTHAGPGGYLQYLLYSITSAGFVQQSFDAIVGAIEQSIVQAHNNLKPGSVFINKGEVENAGINRSPSAYLFNPAEERDRYPNNVDTQMTLLKLLDRGSGKSIGAFSWYATHGTSMSRDNKLISGDNKGAAARFFEDWFSFNKSSSTPISSPAEIETLVEKAQTIKATGGQPCGKTTSQAFKVRKNDGSLFVGAFCQSNVGDVTPNVLGAFCTDSGKRCDFNRSSCHGNDLLCVGRGPGYPDEIQSTKIIGERQFQKAVDLFATATEELTGKIDYRHVYLNFTNIDVELDGSKVVKTCPAAVGPGFAAGTTDGPGVFGFQQGDTEISEMWKKLRNALKEPSAYQVECQKPKTVLLDAGEMFDPYAWAPAILPIQMLRLGKLIILSVPGEFTTMAGRRLREAVKETLISNGNGEFDDKTEVVIAGLTNTYSQYVATFEEYEQQRYEAASTLYGPHTLSAYIQEFNKLAKAMAKGEKVISNGPTPPDLSSVQLKFLLEPVGDSPPPGKNFGDMKQDIIIPKSGTFRKGDKPSATFWSANPRYDLLTEGTFAVVEMLQVERWIPVFDDDDFCLYFKWSVDNSSFYGLATIEWEIPEVVSSGVYRLRHFGSAKKTKDSPNTYFTGASTAFTVS, encoded by the exons ATGATTAGCAAGATGCATCGACACCCAGATCGTATGTTCTTTGTAGTTTTTCTCGGCATAACCTGCTGTGTGCTTGGAAGCGCCACCAACGGGGAATACCTGACAGGCGTGGGGAGCTTTGACATGACTGGTCCTGCCGCCGGCGTGAACATGATGGGCTATGCTAACATTTTCCAGAACACTGCCGGCGTCCATTTTAGGCTAAGAACTAGGACTTTTATAGTTGCAGAGAGTACCCAAGGTCCAAGGTTTGCTTTTGTAAATCTTGACGCGGGCATGGCTTCGCAGCTTGTCACTACAAAAGTGCTGGAGAGGCTAAAATCAAG gtTCGGAAATTTGTACACACAGGAAAATGTGGCAATTAGTGGCATCCATACTCATGCTGGGCCAGGAGGCTACTTGCAGTATTTGCTTTATTCTATCACTTCTGCAGGTTTCGTGCAACAATCGTTTGATGCCATTGTTGGAGCAATCGAGCAGAGCATTGTTCAGGCACACAATAATCTCAAGCCCGGTTCGGTTTTCATCAACAAAG GAGAAGTGGAAAATGCGGGAATCAACAGGAGCCCAAGTGCTTATTTGTTTAACCCGGCAGAGGAGAGAGACCGGTATCCAAACAACGTGGATACCCAAATGACGCTTTTGAAGTTGCTTGATAGAGGAAGCGGGAAGAGCATTGGAGCATTCAGCTGGTACGCAACGCACGGAACCTCCATGAGCAGAGACAACAAGCTCATCAGTGGGGACAACAAGGGTGCGGCCGCCAGGTTCTTCGAGGACTGGTTCTCTTTCAATAAATCTTCCTCCACACCAATCTCCAGCCCCGCCG AGATTGAAACACTGGTGGAGAAAGCGCAAACAATCAAAGCAACAGGAGGACAACCTTGCGGTAAAACAACCAGCCAAGCTTTTAAAGTGAGGAAGAACGACGGGTCACTGTTCGTAGGAGCATTCTGCCAATCAAATGTTGGAGACGTGACCCCCAATGTGCTAGGAGCATTTTGCACTGATAGCGGAAAGCGGTGCGACTTCAATCGCTCCTCCTGCCATGGCAATGACCTCCTCTGCGTTGGCCGTGGACCTGG ATACCCAGATGAAATACAGAGCACAAAGATTATAGGGGAGAGGCAGTTCCAAAAGGCTGTTGATCTATTTGCGACTGCCACAGAAGAATTGACAGGGAAGATTGACTATCGCCatgtttatttgaattttacaaaCATTGATGTTGAATTAGATGGAAGCAAGGTTGTCAAAACATGCCCGGCAGCCGTTGGTCCAGGTTTTGCTGCTGGAACCACAGATGGTCCCGGTGTCTTCGGTTTTCAACAAGGTGATACAGAG ATCAGCGAAATGTggaaaaagttgagaaatgcaCTGAAAGAACCGAGCGCATATCAAGTGGAGTGCCAAAAACCGAAGACTGTTTTGCTTGACGCAGGCGAAATGTTTGATCCATATGCATGGGCG CCTGCGATTCTTCCAATTCAGATGCTGAGGCTGGGAAAGCTGATCATACTTTCTGTACCAGGAG AGTTCACAACAATGGCGGGGCGGCGACTGAGGGAGGCAGTTAAGGAGACGCTGATAAGTAATGGGAATGGAGAGTTTGATGACAAAACCGAAGTTGTAATCGCGGGCCTCACAAATACCTACTCGCAATATGTTGCTACTTTCGAAGAATACGAGCAACAACGATATGAG GCTGCCTCAACGCTCTACGGTCCACACACGCTATCAGCCTACATCCAAGAGTTCAATAAATTAGCTAAAGCCATGGCAAAAGGAGAGAAGGTAATTTCCAACGGCCCCACGCCGCCGGACCTTTCCTCTGTTCAACTCAAATTCTTACTCGAACCTGTGGGTGACTCACCTCCTCCCGGAAAAAACTTCGGCGACATGAAACAAGACATCATTATACCAAAAAGTGGCACATTCAGAAAGGGAGACAAACCAAGTGCCACATTTTGGAGTGCAAACCCAAGATATGACCTATTGACAGAAGGTACATTTGCAGTGGTGGAGATGCTTCAGGTGGAGCGTTGGATCCCAgtttttgatgatgatgatttttgtTTGTACTTTAAATGGAGCGTAGATAATAGCAGCTTTTATGGCTTGGCGACCATTGAGTGGGAAATACCAGAGGTGGTAAGTTCTGGGGTGTACAGGCTAAGGCATTTTGGTTCGGCAAAGAAAACAAAGGACTCTCCCAACACATACTTCACTGGGGCATCTACTGCATTTACAGTATCgtag
- the LOC121263106 gene encoding dehydrin ERD14-like: MAEEHHNKGSHEYETAVVDHDRKEDAVESKDRGLFADLLGKKEEKKPQEEVIVTDQFEEKVAVSEVPEPKVEKEEYKLEQEKKHDLLDQKLPRSKSSSSSSSDEEEGEGEEKKKKKKEKKGLKDKITGYKKEDTPVPIERYEGVAAAPVHHSAEPVQSEEKKAGFLDKIKEKIPGQQKKTEEVHPPPPPHQAEYAELPSPDSEGKEKKGLLEKIKEKLPGHHPKTQEEKEKESAAH, encoded by the exons ATGGCGGAGGAGCACCACAACAAGGGTAGCCATGAGTACGAGACTGCTGTGGTCGATCATGATCGGAAAGAGGATGCTGTGGAGAGCAAGGACCGAGGGCTGTTTGCAGATTTATTGGGGaagaaagaggagaagaagCCCCAGGAGGAGGTGATCGTTACTGATCAGTTTGAAGAGAAAGTTGCAGTGTCTGAAGTACCTGAGCCAAAGGTAGAGAAAGAAGAATACAAGCTGGAGCAGGAGAAAAAACACGACCTTTTGGATCAGAAACTCCCCCGATCTAAGAGCAGTTCTAGCTCT TCTAGCGATGAGGAGGAAGgcgaaggagaagaaaagaagaagaaaaagaaggaaaagaaggggCTGAAAGATAAGATAACAGGATATAAAAAAGAAGACACTCCGGTCCCGATTGAGAGGTATGAAGGAGTAGCAGCAGCGCCTGTTCATCATTCAGCAGAGCCAGTCCAATCGGAGGAAAAGAAGGCCGGTTTCCTcgataaaattaaggaaaaaattcCAGGCCAGCAGAAGAAGACCGAAGAGGtccatcctcctcctccacctcatCAGGCAGAGTATGCTGAGCTGCCTAGTCCTGATAGCgaggggaaggagaagaaggGCCTTTTGGAGAAGATCAAGGAGAAACTGCCTGGACACCACCCCAAGACTcaggaagaaaaggaaaaagaatctGCTGCCCATTAA
- the LOC121263196 gene encoding uncharacterized protein LOC121263196, which translates to MITRSNLAEQLREYQLRSKHDWASVSFFSSTSNLPSSSRVDVVIFVIWELVILALLVFSAVSLYFRHMRLAFTLVCITMLFLLCMKITKQVRLARKKKRRMLLPLSM; encoded by the exons ATGATTACGCGATCGAATCTGGCGGAGCAGTTGAGAGAGTACCAGCTTCGATCCAAGCATGACTGGGCCTCTGTCTCTTTCTTCTCATCTACTTCTAATCTCCCTTCTTCTTCAAG GGTGGATGTTGTGATCTTTGTAATATGGGAACTGGTTATTCTAGCTTTGCTGGTTTTTTCTGCAGTCTCTCTTTACTTTAGGCATATGCGACTAGCTTTCACTCTAGTATGCATCACGATGCTATTCCTATTATGCATGAAAATTACAAAGCAAGTGAGATTGGCCAGGAAAAAGAAGCGAAGGATGCTTCTTCCACTATCAATGTGA
- the LOC121262906 gene encoding lysine histidine transporter-like 8, whose protein sequence is MSLAVMGSEVVEVNMIGPVTTKRPEEAETPAISAPPLQLHCPSMSRSPLLDLASKTPKSPFASRFMSTPIASPMKKAIISMHGYLEDVGHFTKLDPQDAWLPITESRNGNAYYCAFHTLCSGIGIQALVLPLAFTSLGWTWGILCLSLAFVWQMYTLWLLIQLHESESGTRYSRYLRLSMVAFGEKLGKLLALFPTMYLSGGTCVTLIMIGGGTMKVLFQIICGATCNVNPLTTMEWYVVFTCCATVLAQLPNLNSIAGVSLIGAITAISYSMLMWIVSISKSRPMGISYDPVPHAKSHAERVFDIFNALGIIAFAFRGHNLVLEIQGTLPSSAKRPSRVPMWKGVKFAYLIIAMCLFPIAIGGYWAYGNLIPNGGMLNALSKYHAEDTSKWLLGLMSLLVVGNCLSSFQIYAMPVFDNLELRYTSKVNKPCPWWLRVGFRAAFGCLAFFIAVALPFLPSLAGLIGGIALPITLAYPCFMWILIKKPQKYSGIWYLNWGLGALGMILSVLVVTGAIWVIVTRGIEIHFFKPQ, encoded by the exons ATGTCTTTGGCAGTGATGGGTAGTGAGGTGGTGGAAGTGAACATGATCGGTCCGGTGACAACAAAGAGGCCGGAAGAGGCAGAAACTCCGGCCATCTCAGCCCCACCACTTCAACTTCATTGCCCTTCAATGTCTCGGTCTCCACTTTTGGATTTAGCCTCTAAGACCCCTAAAAGCCCATTTGCTTCGCGTTTTATGAGTACTCCAATAGCCAGCCCCATGAAAAAAGCCATTATAAGCATGCACGGCTACTTGGAGGACGTTGGCCACTTTACCAAGCTTGATCCACAGGATGCTTGGCTTCCCATCACAGAGTCGAGGAACGGTAACGCTTACTATTGTGCATTTCATACGCTGTGTTCGGGCATCGGGATTCAAGCCCTTGTTCTTCCCCTAGCTTTCACTTCCCTCGGCTG GACATGGGGAATTCTGTGTCTTTCTCTGGCTTTTGTCTGGCAGATGTACACTCTGTGGTTACTAATTCAGTTGCATGAATCGGAATCTGGGACACGTTATAGTAGATATCTCCGCCTTTCCATGGTAGCTTTTG GTGAGAAGCTGGGAAAACTGCTTGCACTGTTTCCAACCATGTATCTATCAGGTGGGACATGTGTGACCCTAATCATGATAGGAGGTGGGACCATGAAAGTCCTATTCCAGATCATTTGTGGGGCCACATGCAACGTCAATCCATTAACGACAATGGAGTGGTACGTAGTTTTCACTTGTTGCGCTACTGTTCTGGCTCAGCTTCCTAACCTGAATTCTATCGCCGGAGTTTCCTTGATCGGAGCCATCACTGCCATAAGCTATAGCATGCTGATGTGGATTGTCTCTATAAGCAAAAGTAGACCCATGGGCATCTCGTATGACCCAGTTCCCCATGCAAAATCTCATGCAGAAAGGGTTTTCGACATTTTCAATGCACTTGGGATAATAGCATTCGCTTTCAGAGGCCATAATCTCGTCCTTGAAATACAG GGGACATTGCCTTCGAGCGCAAAGCGCCCATCGAGAGTACCAATGTGGAAAGGAGTGAAGTTTGCATATCTAATTATTGCAATGTGTTTGTTTCCCATTGCAATTGGAGGCTATTGGGCTTATGGGAATTTG ATACCTAATGGAGGGATGCTCAATGCTTTGTCCAAATATCACGCGGAAGACACATCAAAATGGCTCCTAGGATTAATGAGCTTGCTCGTGGTGGGCAACTGTCTGAGCTCATTTCAAATATATGCAATGCCAGTGTTTGACAATCTGGAGTTGAGATACACCAGCAAAGTGAACAAACCCTGTCCATGGTGGTTGCGAGTGGGGTTCCGAGCCGCCTTTGGTTGCCTTGCGTTTTTCATAGCAGTAGCACTGCCATTCTTGCCAAGCTTGGCAGGATTGATTGGAGGGATAGCGCTACCCATCACCTTGGCATATCCATGCTTCATGTGGATACTGATCAAGAAACCACAAAAATACAGTGGGATTTGGTACCTCAATTGGGGGTTGGGAGCCTTGGGAATGATTCTCAGCGTCTTGGTTGTCACTGGAGCAATTTGGGTTATAGTGACCAGAGGAATAGAGATCCACTTTTTCAAGCCCCAATGA